GCGTCGCTGCTCGTTCAGTCAGCGCGTTTGTTGTGTCTTCTGAGGTGAGTTTAGCAGTTCAGATATTTCGCGTGTTTACACATCAATTTACAAAGTTTGTCTAAGCAACATTTACAAGGCTATTTCTGAATTGTTTTCATCAGATAAAGTACTCTGTAATCGTCTTTTCTGGCATCTGCAAAGTGATTTAGTTAAACATGAAACGAACATCTGAGGAAAATGTTTAAGTCGTTCAGACATGGACGGTTggttttgtgtaatttttaagtttgtttcattttacagtGATAATGTTAGTGTTATTAAATGTGATGTTATCTCAAACGGTAAGTTTTGATCTGTGAGGGGATTTCATGAGAATAGAAACGGCTCTTTATCGTGGCAATTAACTAATGatctaaaaaaaattgttgctaTGAACGAAGCTAGTAAATCAAACTGTATTTAGATTCATATGGACATGCAGTCATGTACAGTTAATGAGAAGAACCAAACTCTTAAGATGGGTGTGAGTATTATTGTAGTTTGTATGTTTGTGTCAGATGTGATAATACTATAATCTTTTAAATAGAgatgttttgtaatatttaaggCTTTATTTTGACTAAGTCTGGACTCAAATTCTCTTTTCAAGCTCctgatgtgttttctttttaccACAGACACACAAAATTACTACAGAATAAGTATGCCAAAAGTTTACAGTGCTAATAGCCACGCTAATGTCAACATATGAATGAAGTGCTCTGCTGATTCCCATGTGATTTAAcagaattaaaaatgttttcctaACGCTCACGtcagttcacaaataaatactGGAATATTCCCATCAGCCTACAATATACCTCATTTTTGGATCAGTCAATTTATGAAAATgcgtttaaattatttttatttatttaatttcaggcCTGATGGAGAAGAGTGAAGAGGAGGTGAAACATCATGTCAAAACTGGAGATAAAACTCACTCACAGACTGAAAGTATTTCTTCCCTGGAAAGAAGAGACAAGAAATGTTTCACCTGCcgtcagtgtggaaagagtttcacacacaaacatactctCGAGGAacacatgaggatccacactggagagagactGCATGGATGTGATCAATGtggcaaaacatttttgtttgctTCATACCTGAAGAGCCACCTGAAATATCATTCACAGGAGAAACCACATTTGtgttctttgtgtggaaagagttttaaatACAAACTGAGTCTTGAGATTCACACGAGgatccacaccggagagaaaccgttcacatgtgatcattGTGGGAAGAGTTTTAGACAATCATACAGTTTAAAGGAACACATGAAcatccacactggagaaaagccgtACGAATGTGATCAATGTGGCAGAATATTTTCGAGGTCTTCAGGCCTGTACACCCACATGAAAGTTCATTCACAGGAGAAACCACATTCatgttctttgtgtggaaagagATTTTCGCTGCTGCAGAGTTTAAAAGAACATCTGAAAAGACATACTGGTGTAAAAGATCATAAGTGCTTggagtgtggaaaaagttttatTACAGCTGCAGATTTGAAAATTCACTGGAGgtctcacactggagagaaaccttacaagtgttcacactgcgacaagagattcagaCGGACAGGACATCTGAAAACAcacgagaggatccacactggagagaaaccgtatcACTGCACTgcatgtgggaagagtttcactcaaataTCTTCTCTAATCAGTCATAAAAAATACAACCACAGTAAGTAGATCATCCTCAGATCCAGCATTTTCAAGTGTGAAGCCATGACGCA
The DNA window shown above is from Ctenopharyngodon idella isolate HZGC_01 chromosome 10, HZGC01, whole genome shotgun sequence and carries:
- the LOC127521159 gene encoding gastrula zinc finger protein XlCGF7.1-like, translating into MDGLMEKSEEEVKHHVKTGDKTHSQTESISSLERRDKKCFTCRQCGKSFTHKHTLEEHMRIHTGERLHGCDQCGKTFLFASYLKSHLKYHSQEKPHLCSLCGKSFKYKLSLEIHTRIHTGEKPFTCDHCGKSFRQSYSLKEHMNIHTGEKPYECDQCGRIFSRSSGLYTHMKVHSQEKPHSCSLCGKRFSLLQSLKEHLKRHTGVKDHKCLECGKSFITAADLKIHWRSHTGEKPYKCSHCDKRFRRTGHLKTHERIHTGEKPYHCTACGKSFTQISSLISHKKYNHTTTSNRTKKHHLNLSQ